The window AGGATGCGCGTGACGCCTTCATCGGCAAGGCGGCAAAGCGGATTGCGGACCTGCCGCACGGCGCCAAGGTCGGCTCGTCGTCGCTCAGGCGCCAGGCGCTGATCCGGCGGCTGCGGCCGGATCTCGACGTGGTGATGTTTCGCGGCAATGTGCAGACCAGGCTGCGCAAGCTGGACGAAGGCATCGCCGATGGCACCATCCTTGCATATGCCGGGCTGAAGCGGCTCGGGCTTGAAAACGTCATCACCGACCTGATGCCGCTGGAGACGTTTCCGCCGGCGCCGGGCCAGGGCGCGATCGGCATCGAAACCCGCATCGGCGATCGCGCCGTCGAGGCCATGCTGGCCGCCATCCACGACGTGCCGACCGGCCAGGCGCTGGCCTGCGAACGCGCGTTTCTGGCTGCGCTCGACGGCTCCTGCCGCACGCCGATCGCCGGCCATGCGACGATCTCTGGCGAAAACCTGTCCTTCGCCGGGCTGATCATCTCGCCTGATGGCACGCAGTCGCACGAGGTCAGGCTGGAAGGCCGGGCGGCGGATGCGGCTGACATAGGCGCGGAGGCAGCGCGGGCGGTACGGGCCAAGGCCGGTCCGACATTCTTCGACGGCTGGGCCTGACATGGTCCGCGTCCTGGTGACGAGGCCGGAACCGGGCGCTTCCAAAACTGCGCGGCGGCTCGAAGAACAAGGCTTTCAGCCGATCGTGCTGCCGCTGACCGCAACGAAGGCTTTGCAAGTCGAGGCAAAGGTCGTCGGCAATGCCGTCGCGGTCGCCGTCACCAGCGCCAATGCAGTGCGCCACGCGCCGAAGGATCTCATCGCGGCGCTGGCCGGCTTGCCTTGCCATGCCGTCGGAAAAAGAACGGCGGAAGCCTGCCGTGCGGTCGGATTTTCCACAGTCAGCGAGGGTCCGGGCGATGCCGAGGCATTGGCCGAGATGCTTGCCGCCGATCTTGCGGGGCAGGCGATCGCCTATCTCTGCGGCCGGGTGCGGTTTCCGGCCTTCGAAGAGAGGCTCGCGGCGGCCGGCGTGCGGGTCCATGCCATCGAGACCTATGACACCGTTCAACTGGATTATCCCGACGCTGAAATCCTCGCCTTGCTGTCCGGCGAACCCGTCGAGGCGGTGCTGCTCTATTCGGCCAATGCCGCAACCGCGATTGCTTCGCTGGCCGGCCGGCCGGGCTTGCACAGCCTGTTCGCAAAAACCGTGTTTTTCGCGCTGTCAGGCCGTGTCGCCAAGGCGCTGCAGG is drawn from Mesorhizobium sp. B1-1-8 and contains these coding sequences:
- the hemC gene encoding hydroxymethylbilane synthase gives rise to the protein MQTTLKIGTRGSPLALAQAHETRARLTKAHGLLEQAFEVVVISTSGDRIQDRPLSEAGGKGLFTKEIEEALLDGRIDIAVHSSKDMPTVLPDGLELSAFLPREDARDAFIGKAAKRIADLPHGAKVGSSSLRRQALIRRLRPDLDVVMFRGNVQTRLRKLDEGIADGTILAYAGLKRLGLENVITDLMPLETFPPAPGQGAIGIETRIGDRAVEAMLAAIHDVPTGQALACERAFLAALDGSCRTPIAGHATISGENLSFAGLIISPDGTQSHEVRLEGRAADAADIGAEAARAVRAKAGPTFFDGWA
- a CDS encoding uroporphyrinogen-III synthase; amino-acid sequence: MVRVLVTRPEPGASKTARRLEEQGFQPIVLPLTATKALQVEAKVVGNAVAVAVTSANAVRHAPKDLIAALAGLPCHAVGKRTAEACRAVGFSTVSEGPGDAEALAEMLAADLAGQAIAYLCGRVRFPAFEERLAAAGVRVHAIETYDTVQLDYPDAEILALLSGEPVEAVLLYSANAATAIASLAGRPGLHSLFAKTVFFALSGRVAKALQGIGNERIRIAPRPDEDALLKLLPPPG